The following proteins are co-located in the Streptomyces bottropensis ATCC 25435 genome:
- a CDS encoding tyrosine-type recombinase/integrase, which translates to MTATENLVPLHQPRPARKPAADGLPPDVLAGWTAWLGERIDTGWRPGEWDGEARLFSGDPDNPRTVVYRCSTAACGGLSRTRGLCATCEKAFRASELDLREFRAVFVPDRNRVIVGQRAACRVAGCPRESVLWGLCNAHGSLRHKHLQRAPGSDLDTWIADQKPYPPSPACAVPGCRYDARATFGLCSMHQTRWKEHAASSRRRRPAPVVTSEWLERQAPFLNIHQFSLASLRPVARLEMLYALQQRDERGQKIDPVAVRHAVAHLADRVMSIAVADAEQVTGPVQANLDALLRETHRIVTGAFDRFQGVDPASRDVLDLSELGVRGLRGTPTHRPGGLDVSEVRQPWLRQILVTWIAETKPTTSEVRRALRSCLAASRALQVRPGGGEDPAALAFADMNAVVDTFRHLPKLDGNPMSNKQRGALLSFFFKVLDYNRAAGHLDGMSASFARHSSHVIRQEEANEDETGKALPETVIAQLDQHMHLLGLGVSHGRMTPEQVRAMGRAVYELLRDTGRRPYEIAELRTTCLEHDGGDWSLVWDNRKGRRNGRRLPISSDTVSTVKTWLAVRDTLELPTGSEPYLFPPAGEVGIVRHLGSGQISTLIREWTKRIPVLLGEEFGMDGERVPFDSSLIYPYAFRHSYAQRHADAGVPIDVLRELMDHKSMQTTQRYYKISQKRKRQAVNVMRLHTVDRKGQPAPMASAAAYQARSVAVPFGNCTEPSNVKAGGKACPIRFQCAACPSYRPDPSYLPAIEDHIRSLKADREMAVMMEADEFVVRNLDDQIAAFKGTVETMRRLVEAMSPVERGEVEQAATVLRRVRAAQGSRATVALGMPAFPAPRDGSTA; encoded by the coding sequence GTGACGGCGACGGAGAATCTCGTGCCGCTGCACCAGCCCCGCCCCGCGCGGAAGCCCGCCGCGGACGGCCTGCCGCCGGACGTGCTCGCGGGCTGGACCGCGTGGCTGGGCGAGCGGATCGACACCGGTTGGCGTCCGGGTGAGTGGGACGGTGAGGCTCGACTATTCAGCGGGGACCCCGACAATCCGCGTACGGTGGTCTACCGGTGTTCCACGGCGGCCTGCGGCGGCCTGTCCCGCACGCGGGGCCTGTGCGCCACCTGCGAGAAGGCTTTCCGCGCCAGCGAGTTGGATCTGAGGGAGTTCCGGGCAGTGTTCGTCCCGGACCGCAACAGGGTGATCGTGGGCCAGCGGGCCGCCTGCCGCGTTGCCGGATGCCCGCGCGAGTCGGTCCTGTGGGGTCTGTGCAACGCGCACGGCTCGCTGCGGCACAAGCACCTTCAGCGTGCCCCTGGCTCGGACCTGGATACCTGGATCGCCGATCAGAAGCCGTACCCTCCGTCGCCCGCCTGTGCAGTGCCTGGCTGCCGTTACGACGCGCGGGCCACTTTCGGGCTGTGCTCGATGCACCAGACGCGCTGGAAGGAGCATGCGGCTTCCTCTCGTCGGCGGCGCCCGGCGCCCGTGGTGACGTCGGAGTGGCTGGAGCGGCAGGCGCCGTTTTTGAACATCCACCAGTTTTCGCTCGCGTCCCTGCGTCCGGTTGCACGCCTGGAGATGCTGTACGCGCTCCAGCAGCGCGACGAACGCGGTCAGAAAATCGACCCGGTCGCGGTCCGTCACGCCGTCGCCCACCTTGCCGACCGCGTGATGAGCATCGCCGTCGCCGACGCCGAGCAGGTCACGGGCCCGGTCCAGGCGAACTTGGACGCCCTGCTGCGGGAGACTCACCGCATCGTGACCGGCGCCTTCGACCGCTTCCAGGGGGTCGACCCGGCCAGCAGGGACGTGCTGGACCTGTCCGAACTCGGCGTGCGGGGACTGCGCGGTACACCGACGCACCGCCCCGGCGGGCTCGATGTCTCGGAGGTGCGGCAGCCGTGGCTGCGGCAGATCTTGGTCACATGGATCGCCGAGACCAAGCCGACGACGAGCGAGGTCCGCCGGGCCCTGCGGTCTTGTCTGGCCGCCTCCCGTGCCCTGCAGGTCCGGCCTGGCGGCGGCGAGGACCCGGCCGCGCTGGCCTTCGCCGACATGAACGCCGTGGTCGACACCTTCCGCCACCTGCCCAAGCTGGACGGGAACCCGATGTCGAACAAGCAGCGAGGCGCCCTGCTGTCGTTCTTCTTCAAGGTCCTGGACTACAACCGGGCCGCCGGGCACCTGGACGGTATGTCCGCCAGCTTCGCCCGCCACTCCAGCCACGTCATTAGGCAGGAGGAGGCGAACGAGGACGAGACCGGTAAGGCCCTGCCCGAGACGGTCATCGCCCAGCTCGACCAGCACATGCACCTGCTGGGCCTGGGTGTCTCCCATGGCCGGATGACTCCCGAGCAGGTGAGGGCGATGGGCCGCGCCGTCTACGAGCTGCTGCGGGACACCGGGCGGCGCCCGTACGAGATCGCCGAGCTGCGGACGACCTGCCTCGAACACGATGGTGGAGACTGGTCGCTGGTCTGGGACAACCGTAAGGGCCGCCGCAACGGGCGTCGTCTGCCCATTTCCTCCGACACCGTGTCCACGGTCAAGACCTGGCTTGCGGTGCGCGACACACTGGAGCTGCCCACCGGTAGCGAGCCGTACCTGTTCCCGCCGGCCGGGGAGGTCGGGATCGTGCGGCACCTGGGCTCCGGGCAGATCTCGACTTTGATCCGCGAGTGGACCAAGCGCATCCCCGTCCTGCTGGGCGAGGAGTTCGGCATGGACGGTGAGCGGGTGCCGTTCGACAGCTCGCTGATCTACCCGTACGCCTTCCGGCACTCCTATGCCCAGCGGCACGCGGACGCCGGGGTGCCCATCGACGTGCTGCGCGAGCTGATGGACCACAAGTCGATGCAGACGACCCAGCGCTACTACAAGATCAGCCAGAAGCGGAAGCGGCAGGCGGTCAACGTGATGCGCCTGCACACGGTGGACCGCAAGGGTCAGCCCGCGCCGATGGCGTCGGCCGCCGCGTACCAGGCCCGATCGGTGGCGGTGCCGTTCGGCAACTGCACCGAGCCCTCCAACGTCAAGGCCGGCGGCAAAGCGTGTCCGATCCGCTTCCAGTGCGCCGCCTGCCCCTCTTACCGGCCTGACCCGTCGTACCTGCCTGCCATCGAGGACCACATCCGCTCGCTGAAGGCCGACCGGGAGATGGCCGTCATGATGGAGGCGGACGAGTTCGTCGTCCGCAACCTCGATGACCAGATCGCGGCCTTCAAAGGGACCGTGGAGACGATGAGGAGGCTGGTGGAGGCCATGAGCCCGGTCGAGCGGGGGGAGGTCGAGCAGGCCGCGACCGTTCTGCGCAGGGTGCGGGCCGCCCAGGGCAGCCGTGCCACGGTCGCGCTGGGCATGCCTGCCTTTCCTGCCCCGCGTGACGGGAGCACGGCATGA
- a CDS encoding DUF6262 family protein, translating into MSQAKRTPGDVLRASRKKDSQTKRTKVLATLEAMSERGETISFAAVARAAGVSNWLVYAKGVREHIEAAMKGQAKAGRRKSQAGVDASAASLATDLALVREENKALREERDRLKKAVQRSLGAQLDQVGTRELTARIEELLAAVERLTLERDEIRAERDELKRKLTETEDDLAAAREAGKRMMRHVNRG; encoded by the coding sequence ATGAGCCAGGCCAAGCGCACCCCCGGCGACGTGCTGCGAGCATCCCGCAAGAAGGACAGCCAAACCAAGCGCACCAAGGTCCTGGCGACGCTGGAGGCGATGTCCGAGCGTGGGGAAACGATCAGCTTCGCCGCGGTGGCCCGCGCCGCCGGGGTCTCCAACTGGCTCGTCTACGCCAAAGGCGTGCGTGAGCATATCGAGGCCGCCATGAAGGGCCAGGCAAAGGCTGGGCGCCGCAAGAGCCAGGCCGGGGTGGACGCCTCCGCGGCGAGCCTGGCCACCGACCTGGCCCTGGTTCGCGAGGAGAACAAGGCCCTGCGTGAGGAGCGCGACCGGCTCAAGAAGGCCGTCCAGCGCTCGCTAGGCGCCCAGCTCGACCAGGTTGGCACCAGGGAGTTGACCGCCCGGATCGAGGAGCTGTTGGCGGCTGTGGAACGGCTCACCCTCGAACGCGACGAGATACGCGCCGAGCGGGACGAACTCAAGCGCAAGCTCACCGAGACCGAGGACGACCTGGCAGCCGCTCGCGAGGCGGGCAAGCGCATGATGCGGCACGTCAACCGCGGCTAG
- a CDS encoding helix-turn-helix domain-containing protein: MHLRRLREAQGLTLEELADRSGMSFRGLIYIEHGRRNPSLTTLLNLARGLRVSPSSLLSIFDSSQVESK, from the coding sequence ATGCATCTGAGGCGTCTACGGGAAGCGCAGGGGCTCACCCTTGAGGAGTTGGCCGATAGGAGCGGCATGAGCTTCCGCGGGCTGATCTACATCGAACACGGACGGCGCAACCCAAGTTTGACAACATTGCTCAACCTTGCCCGAGGCTTGCGCGTCTCGCCTTCATCGCTCCTGTCAATCTTCGATAGCTCACAAGTGGAGTCGAAGTAG
- a CDS encoding transposase produces MPAPRKYPPELIERGVQMVAAIRHGDPGRPGVIRQVGELLNIHPEVLRHWVKKADAENEEKVRDMAPEALNLRRLERENAELRRVNRILKAAAILFAAEIETERAS; encoded by the coding sequence ATGCCCGCCCCGAGGAAGTATCCACCGGAGTTGATTGAGCGCGGGGTGCAGATGGTCGCGGCGATAAGGCATGGCGATCCTGGACGTCCCGGTGTAATCCGCCAAGTTGGAGAACTCCTTAACATTCACCCCGAAGTGTTGCGGCACTGGGTAAAGAAGGCCGATGCGGAGAATGAAGAGAAGGTGCGCGACATGGCACCCGAAGCTCTTAATCTGCGTCGACTTGAACGAGAGAACGCTGAGCTTCGTAGAGTGAATAGAATTCTCAAAGCCGCGGCAATCCTGTTCGCTGCTGAGATCGAGACCGAACGAGCCTCATAG
- a CDS encoding PIN domain-containing protein: MIILDTNIFWGLTPEDSGADFLRAIKAVGGERVAVPWMVLEELVAQQAIKHEQSHAKAIEAFKALQENTPWGLDLPLGRSEPEEVRRTWRQRWRTVVEQIPTSAEAMREALFREANLLRPCRLVKGAKVGSRDAAIWLSAVEYAKKNPSETVYFVSANTKDFGDGATFPSPMDKDVAGMEDRFRLLPGMADVVSQFATERTTDETAVRTLLAEKRILSQLLTAATDGGWLPMDGSFDCTAGIGPSRDLVVVPADGWVTAGQTMVADIEAMQSYSIGEQEWCLAVVQCRLIGLITWEDATAWASCQFAASVLLSLDEDEPQLTLLRTERPQPVSADVYRSLPLPPKPMTAKEEAMMQTIRESLGTRLYTPRSQWSRLSRAYEGAVLRTGMRPDVSLKFDYEAPPGG; the protein is encoded by the coding sequence TTGATCATCCTGGATACGAACATCTTCTGGGGCCTCACTCCGGAGGACAGCGGCGCGGACTTCCTCCGCGCCATCAAAGCCGTGGGCGGGGAGCGTGTCGCGGTGCCGTGGATGGTCTTGGAGGAGCTGGTGGCTCAGCAGGCCATCAAGCACGAGCAGAGTCACGCGAAGGCGATAGAGGCTTTCAAGGCGCTGCAGGAGAACACGCCGTGGGGTCTGGACTTGCCGCTCGGTCGCAGCGAACCGGAGGAGGTGCGCAGGACCTGGCGGCAGCGCTGGCGCACCGTTGTGGAGCAAATCCCGACCAGTGCGGAGGCTATGAGGGAAGCGCTGTTCCGGGAGGCGAACCTGCTGCGTCCATGTCGGCTCGTCAAAGGGGCCAAGGTCGGCAGTCGGGACGCTGCGATCTGGTTGTCCGCCGTGGAGTACGCGAAGAAAAACCCGTCTGAAACCGTGTACTTCGTCAGTGCCAACACCAAGGACTTCGGGGACGGTGCAACGTTCCCTTCGCCGATGGACAAGGACGTCGCCGGCATGGAAGATCGGTTCCGTCTCCTCCCCGGGATGGCTGACGTCGTGAGCCAGTTCGCCACCGAGAGGACGACCGATGAAACTGCTGTGCGTACCCTCCTGGCGGAGAAGCGGATCCTGAGTCAACTGCTTACCGCTGCCACGGACGGCGGCTGGCTGCCGATGGACGGCTCGTTCGACTGCACTGCCGGGATCGGCCCCAGTCGGGACCTGGTGGTTGTGCCAGCCGACGGATGGGTTACGGCCGGGCAGACCATGGTCGCCGACATCGAGGCCATGCAGTCGTACAGCATCGGCGAGCAGGAGTGGTGCTTGGCAGTTGTGCAGTGCCGACTGATCGGCCTGATTACCTGGGAAGACGCAACAGCGTGGGCGAGCTGCCAGTTCGCGGCGTCCGTGTTGCTGTCGCTCGACGAGGACGAACCGCAGTTGACCCTTCTGCGGACGGAGCGGCCTCAGCCCGTCAGCGCCGACGTATACCGGTCGTTGCCTCTGCCACCCAAGCCGATGACTGCGAAGGAAGAGGCCATGATGCAGACCATCCGCGAGAGCCTCGGGACCCGGCTCTACACCCCGAGATCGCAGTGGTCGCGTCTGTCGCGTGCGTACGAGGGGGCTGTGCTGCGGACTGGCATGCGACCCGACGTCTCGCTGAAGTTCGACTATGAAGCTCCGCCCGGCGGGTGA
- a CDS encoding NB-ARC domain-containing protein yields the protein MDRDEAGAVIAAVLRGTRRRRTEGPVAITAGLHGAGGFGKTTLARYVAAQRSVQRRFPGGVHLITIGRDIRGKADIAAKVTEATRRITGDTTETGSDPEDAGAHLGSLLAARPRTLLVIDDVWEKEQLDPFLRGAERTCVRLFTTRNGDILLSYAATPIEVDRMTEQQARKLLTHRLPAMPQSQVVESLVKATGRWALLLGIANRFIAEQAATGADPTAAAHALLRRLREHGPTAQDPRDTLDLNEPERRNTAVRASVRAAVTLLQPAHAEQRFAELGIFAEDEAVPIALVAALWQATGGLDETATRSLCKQMADLSLIGLDRTVPGGAVTLHDVIRDYLRAELGETGLRAANAALLDAVAATLPRTETGATAWWHTPYGYLLDHLIEHLLHAGRDAQASMVAQDFFWVRTRLHQRGPTATWRDLDRIGPPAHTLARQLAQAAHLLTPTTPAHALDTILRSRITNAPHWPAHGHPSSTPRLINRWPPPDLPDPALLRTLTSHRGVVYEMAFSPDDTRLATGDNDGAVRIWNLATGATLHTPPGPGGAVFAVAFSPDGARLASGDLDSTVRIWDPATGATLHTLTGHAGEVYAVAFSPDGTRFATGGTDSTVRIWDPATGATLHTLTGHAGEVHAVAFSPDGTRLATGGTDSTVRIWDPATGATLHTLTGHAYAVFAVAFSPDGTRLATGGTDGTVRIWDPATGATLHTPPGPGGVVYAVAFSPDGTRFATGGTDSTVRIWDPATGATLHTLTGHAGEVHAVAFSPDGTRLATGDSRGTVRIWNLAGELLTMMRVDSNLSSCAWSPDGHALFTGGARGLFAYDLHE from the coding sequence GTGGACCGGGACGAGGCTGGCGCCGTGATCGCGGCCGTGCTGCGCGGTACCCGCCGGCGGCGGACCGAGGGTCCGGTCGCGATCACGGCGGGGCTGCACGGGGCCGGGGGCTTTGGCAAGACCACACTGGCCAGATACGTCGCCGCACAGCGCTCGGTGCAGCGGCGTTTCCCTGGCGGCGTTCACCTGATCACCATCGGACGGGATATCCGCGGCAAGGCCGACATCGCGGCCAAGGTCACCGAGGCGACGCGTCGAATCACCGGCGACACCACCGAGACCGGTTCCGACCCTGAGGACGCCGGAGCGCACCTCGGCAGCCTCCTCGCCGCACGGCCGCGCACCCTTCTCGTCATCGACGACGTGTGGGAGAAGGAGCAGCTCGACCCGTTCCTGCGTGGCGCTGAGCGCACCTGCGTGCGACTGTTCACCACCCGCAACGGGGACATACTGCTGTCGTACGCGGCCACCCCCATCGAGGTCGACCGGATGACCGAGCAGCAGGCACGGAAGCTGCTCACCCACCGGCTGCCTGCCATGCCGCAGTCGCAGGTGGTGGAGTCGCTGGTGAAAGCGACGGGCCGGTGGGCGCTGCTGCTGGGCATCGCGAACCGGTTCATCGCCGAGCAGGCGGCCACCGGCGCCGACCCCACCGCGGCGGCGCATGCCCTGCTGCGACGGCTGCGTGAGCACGGACCCACCGCCCAGGACCCGCGCGACACCCTGGACCTGAACGAACCGGAGCGCCGCAACACCGCGGTACGCGCCAGCGTCCGGGCCGCCGTCACCCTCCTGCAGCCCGCGCACGCCGAGCAGCGGTTCGCCGAGCTCGGCATCTTCGCCGAGGACGAGGCCGTACCCATCGCCCTGGTTGCCGCCCTGTGGCAGGCCACCGGGGGTCTCGACGAGACGGCCACCCGCTCGCTGTGCAAACAGATGGCCGACCTCTCCCTCATCGGCCTCGACCGCACCGTTCCCGGCGGGGCGGTCACCCTGCATGACGTGATCCGCGACTACCTGCGCGCCGAACTGGGCGAAACCGGGCTACGGGCCGCGAACGCGGCCCTGCTCGATGCCGTCGCCGCCACCCTGCCCCGCACCGAAACCGGAGCCACCGCCTGGTGGCACACCCCGTACGGCTACCTGCTGGACCACCTCATCGAGCACCTCCTGCACGCCGGCCGCGATGCCCAGGCCAGCATGGTGGCGCAAGACTTCTTCTGGGTGCGGACCCGGCTGCATCAGCGGGGCCCCACAGCCACCTGGCGAGACCTCGACCGCATCGGCCCACCCGCTCACACCCTCGCCCGGCAACTAGCCCAGGCCGCGCATCTGCTGACCCCCACCACCCCCGCCCACGCCCTCGACACCATCCTGCGCAGCCGCATCACCAACGCACCCCACTGGCCCGCACACGGCCACCCGTCGAGCACGCCCCGCCTTATCAATCGCTGGCCGCCACCCGACCTCCCCGACCCCGCACTGCTGCGCACCCTGACCAGCCACAGGGGCGTGGTGTACGAGATGGCGTTCAGCCCGGACGACACCCGCCTCGCCACCGGCGACAACGACGGCGCGGTGCGGATCTGGAACCTTGCCACCGGGGCCACCCTGCACACCCCGCCCGGCCCTGGGGGCGCGGTGTTCGCGGTGGCGTTCAGCCCGGACGGCGCCCGCCTCGCCTCTGGCGACTTGGACAGCACGGTGCGGATCTGGGATCCCGCCACCGGGGCCACCCTGCACACCCTGACCGGCCACGCGGGCGAGGTGTACGCGGTGGCGTTCAGCCCGGACGGCACCCGCTTCGCCACCGGGGGCACCGACAGCACGGTGCGGATCTGGGATCCCGCCACCGGGGCCACCCTGCACACCCTGACCGGCCACGCGGGCGAGGTGCACGCGGTGGCGTTCAGCCCGGACGGCACTCGCCTCGCCACCGGGGGCACCGACAGCACGGTGCGGATCTGGGACCCGGCCACCGGGGCCACCCTGCACACCCTGACCGGCCACGCGTATGCGGTGTTCGCGGTGGCGTTCAGCCCGGACGGCACTCGCCTCGCCACCGGGGGCACCGATGGCACGGTGCGGATCTGGGACCCGGCCACCGGGGCCACCCTGCACACCCCGCCCGGCCCTGGGGGCGTGGTGTACGCGGTGGCGTTCAGCCCGGACGGCACCCGCTTCGCCACCGGGGGCACCGACAGCACGGTGCGGATCTGGGATCCCGCCACCGGGGCCACCCTGCACACCCTGACCGGCCACGCGGGCGAGGTGCACGCGGTGGCGTTCAGCCCGGACGGCACCCGCCTCGCCACAGGCGACTCGCGCGGCACAGTGCGGATCTGGAACCTCGCCGGCGAGTTGCTGACCATGATGCGGGTCGACAGCAACCTCTCATCCTGTGCTTGGAGTCCCGACGGGCACGCCCTGTTTACAGGCGGGGCGCGCGGACTGTTTGCATACGATCTGCATGAGTGA
- a CDS encoding restriction endonuclease, whose protein sequence is MRADRSSLLADFKQLGALPSAHRRGYQLEVLLEQLFRRAHFRVNRNASVAKPRQTDLVARYGDTWYLIEAKWHNGPADIDVFDAVRSRMERAASSAVIGVIISVNGFTDSAMEDLRLRRDRGLILLFGEDELTQVLTTPRSLVNLLRVKREELITHGRVHLAAAPKPRRRRRPATDLPGSEVRLLDRALQPLPYVTSGGGFGEFVFTEELPDVDWAFGSGSGVSLDVPVRPYNEDGIVELLYGLDSMGWTSAEPRWNIQQSGANWHGVGAREFAQALRAWKKRGKTLENAHDTEQVSYFDTCQGGGFYTLTATIAMHHFRPVYDCHLSFQLPGVPVDFQPIRHLLEQFDAAAFSYFRPLSIAGIVRHHLEERVALEPVGYVVSHSALELEEAGGAPTEWVTGLVVKNPYRSEDGRPTSDEWPGRVGASELLVCALRSHHPVGEPKEAYHLYWWEYAQSSEALVLRPVVDW, encoded by the coding sequence GTGAGGGCGGACAGGTCATCGCTGCTGGCGGACTTCAAGCAATTGGGGGCGCTGCCGTCCGCGCACAGGCGGGGCTACCAGTTGGAGGTGCTGCTGGAGCAGCTGTTCAGGCGGGCGCACTTCCGGGTCAACCGCAACGCGTCCGTCGCGAAACCGCGGCAGACGGACTTGGTGGCCCGCTACGGGGACACCTGGTACCTGATCGAGGCCAAGTGGCACAACGGGCCAGCCGACATCGACGTCTTCGATGCGGTCCGGTCACGGATGGAGCGGGCCGCCTCGTCTGCCGTCATCGGCGTCATCATCAGCGTGAACGGCTTCACCGACTCAGCTATGGAGGACCTGCGGCTACGCCGGGACCGTGGTCTGATCCTGCTGTTCGGTGAAGACGAACTGACGCAGGTCCTGACCACGCCGAGGTCACTGGTCAACCTCCTGCGGGTGAAGCGAGAGGAACTGATCACCCACGGCCGCGTACACCTGGCCGCTGCCCCGAAGCCCCGGCGTCGCCGCCGGCCAGCCACAGACCTGCCGGGCTCTGAGGTGCGGCTGCTCGACCGCGCCCTGCAGCCGCTGCCGTACGTCACATCCGGCGGCGGGTTCGGGGAGTTCGTCTTCACAGAGGAGCTGCCCGACGTGGACTGGGCGTTCGGCAGCGGCAGCGGCGTCTCTCTTGACGTGCCGGTCAGGCCGTACAACGAGGACGGCATCGTGGAGTTGCTGTATGGGCTGGACTCCATGGGGTGGACCAGCGCCGAGCCGCGATGGAATATCCAGCAGTCCGGCGCGAACTGGCATGGTGTTGGCGCGCGGGAGTTCGCGCAGGCGCTGCGCGCCTGGAAGAAGCGTGGGAAGACCCTGGAGAACGCGCACGACACCGAGCAGGTCTCCTACTTCGACACCTGCCAGGGCGGAGGCTTCTACACCCTCACTGCGACCATCGCCATGCATCACTTTCGGCCGGTCTACGACTGCCATCTGTCGTTCCAGCTGCCCGGCGTCCCCGTGGACTTCCAACCGATCCGGCACCTGCTAGAGCAGTTCGACGCAGCGGCGTTCAGCTACTTCCGTCCGCTGAGCATCGCAGGCATCGTGAGGCATCACCTCGAGGAGAGGGTGGCGCTGGAGCCCGTCGGTTACGTCGTCTCGCACAGTGCCCTGGAGTTGGAGGAGGCCGGCGGTGCGCCTACTGAGTGGGTCACTGGCCTTGTGGTGAAAAATCCGTACCGCAGTGAGGACGGCAGGCCGACATCGGACGAGTGGCCGGGCCGGGTCGGAGCGAGCGAACTGCTGGTCTGTGCCCTGCGGTCGCACCACCCGGTCGGCGAGCCGAAGGAGGCGTACCACCTGTACTGGTGGGAGTACGCGCAAAGCTCAGAGGCACTGGTCCTGCGGCCGGTGGTTGACTGGTAG
- a CDS encoding pentapeptide repeat-containing protein — MTANRQPRSTPDLELRLWKVGRALTVTFGAAVLVAGGIFFSLVVLLDFQEIDSTAKLDAKTLFDLMKLSFGVVAGAGALVALVVAYRRQRVDEAGAHREATRLHTERFSQAVDKLGSDSPAVRLGGVHALAGLADDVPDDSLRQTCIDVLCAYLQLPFTPDPGDDPGQQDEHHRYLAFRKVRHTILRLISDHYRRPRGTPRSWQGCDLDLTGVFIDGRMDFDGATFSDGAVVSFDGATFSKHGVVTFRRATFSTGGWVSFHGATFSGRDVSFDRATFSGGTVAFDRATFSAGNAVSFRHATFSGSRVFFGDATFSGGAVSFRGATFSGGTMAFREATRSDGGVFFHGATFSGGNVVFEGATFSGGTVSFHDARGPAPSGLLTDAGTPASESVILSSEWLASSP, encoded by the coding sequence ATGACAGCGAACCGACAGCCGCGATCAACCCCTGACCTGGAGCTGCGTCTGTGGAAGGTCGGCCGGGCCCTGACCGTCACCTTCGGCGCTGCGGTCCTTGTCGCGGGCGGCATCTTCTTCAGCTTGGTGGTCCTGCTGGACTTCCAGGAGATCGACAGCACAGCGAAGCTCGACGCCAAAACCCTCTTCGACTTGATGAAACTCTCCTTCGGAGTAGTCGCCGGGGCCGGCGCGCTCGTCGCCCTTGTCGTCGCCTACCGCCGCCAGCGCGTCGACGAAGCCGGCGCTCACCGCGAGGCCACCCGGCTTCACACCGAGCGCTTCTCCCAAGCTGTCGACAAACTCGGCTCGGACTCACCGGCCGTCCGACTCGGTGGCGTCCACGCGCTGGCTGGCCTTGCCGACGATGTCCCCGACGACAGCTTGCGCCAGACCTGCATCGATGTCCTGTGCGCCTACCTGCAGCTCCCCTTCACCCCCGACCCCGGCGACGACCCCGGCCAGCAGGATGAACACCACCGCTACCTGGCCTTTCGCAAGGTGCGGCACACGATTCTGCGTCTCATCAGCGACCACTACCGGCGTCCCCGGGGAACCCCCCGCTCCTGGCAGGGCTGCGATCTCGACCTCACCGGCGTCTTCATCGACGGCCGAATGGACTTCGACGGCGCGACGTTCTCGGACGGTGCCGTGGTGTCCTTCGACGGCGCGACTTTCTCCAAACATGGTGTGGTCACGTTCCGTCGCGCGACGTTCTCCACCGGTGGCTGGGTGTCCTTCCACGGCGCGACGTTCTCCGGCAGGGATGTGTCCTTCGACCGCGCGACGTTCTCCGGCGGCACGGTGGCCTTCGACCGCGCGACGTTCTCTGCAGGTAACGCGGTGTCCTTCCGTCACGCGACGTTCTCCGGCAGCAGGGTGTTCTTCGGCGACGCGACGTTCTCCGGCGGTGCCGTTTCCTTTCGCGGCGCGACGTTCTCCGGCGGCACGATGGCCTTCCGCGAAGCAACACGCTCCGACGGCGGGGTGTTCTTCCACGGCGCCACGTTCTCCGGCGGCAATGTGGTCTTTGAGGGCGCGACGTTCTCCGGCGGCACGGTGTCATTCCACGACGCAAGGGGCCCAGCCCCCAGTGGGCTTCTCACTGACGCAGGCACTCCTGCTTCTGAGTCGGTCATCCTTTCCTCGGAATGGCTGGCCTCGAGCCCGTAA